In a genomic window of Erigeron canadensis isolate Cc75 chromosome 5, C_canadensis_v1, whole genome shotgun sequence:
- the LOC122601324 gene encoding uncharacterized protein LOC122601324 — MASSQDEDGSSHGKNKSVSIEELSHDFISEQIGKALENFSPFIVKKLNETLEGAMSDSIAIKIREEVASASFTIANPPKYNGDPDPIVSTRWVNEVEGAFRITKTPPEDKTLCGSSLLCDRAKLWWDVEIVKRGEDATVGMEWADFKVAFFKEFRSEADVTRLRSEFMNDSQGTLNVNEFRVQFVDKAQFCPEYLKDDQLLKEHFYRKLRKSIRERITLLQIESFTQLVDVARWHEVEQGMPDDETSKRKTEQSNSPNKKFRSSGSSGGGSNRKNIPTCNNCGKHHSGVCLLPSKKGCFNYGQPGHIS; from the exons ATGGCTTCATCTCAAGATGAAGACGGATCGAGTCACGGCAAGAACAAAAGTGTGTCGATTGAGGAACTTAGTCATGATTTTATTAGTGAACAAATCGGAAAGGCTTTGGAGAATTTCTCTCCATTTATCGTTAAAAAGTTAAACGAGACCCTTGAGGGCGCAATGAGTGATTCGATCGCTATCAAGATAAGGGAAGAAGTTGCCTCCGCG AGCTTCACCATTGCTAACCCGCCCAAATACAATGGGGATCCTGACCCGATTGTGAGCACAAGGTGGGTAAACGAGGTTGAAGGAGCCTTTCGCATCACAAAGACTCCACCGGAAGATAAGACCTTGTGTGGGTCAAGCTTGTTGTGTGATAGGGCTAAGCTATGGTGGGATGTAGAGATTGTTAAAAGGGGTGAGGATGCAACGGTGGGTATGGAATGGGCTGATTTCAAAGTGGCCTTCTTTAAAGAATTTCGATCAGAAGCCGATGTGACTAGGCTTAGAAGCGAGTTTATGAATGACTCGCAAGGCACTTTGAATGTAAACGAGTTTCGGGTACAATTTGTGGACAAAGCTCAATTTTGTCCGGAATATTTGAAAGACGATCAGTTGTTAAAGGAGCATTTTTATCGCAAACTTCGCAAGAGCATTCGAGAGAGGATTACGTTACTTCAAATCGAATCGTTTACACAATTGGTTGATGTGGCTAGGTGGCATGAGGTTGAGCAAGGTATGCCGGATGATGAGACCTCCAAGAGAAAGACGGAACAAAGTAACTCTCCAAACAAGAAGTTCCGGTCTAGTGGTAGTTCGGGGGGTGGTTCGAATAGGAAGAACATTCCCACTTGCAACAATTGTGGGAAACATCATTCCGGAGTTTGTTTATTACCGTCTAAGAAAGGATGCTTCAATTATGGCCAACCGGGTCACATTAGCTGA